In one Tachysurus fulvidraco isolate hzauxx_2018 chromosome 16, HZAU_PFXX_2.0, whole genome shotgun sequence genomic region, the following are encoded:
- the LOC125138425 gene encoding zinc finger protein OZF-like isoform X1 yields the protein MESAEDDVSSFPRSLHPPAPALSLHQGDVQTERDGGTSGCLGDITHVDHQKHVKKEEPEDEGYLCWMSSSAGHINPVDQQKNIKKEEPEDEDNLYEKITIEQITPVDQKSNGLQSKHVKEEASEDEGYVCTSVCEVKDSQFQVFTCSWCSLSYTAQMYLHKHVRRCHHEQYKGLIISGEIKCENLMPACSSNIQQTIYRSVNSNTSSGLCSCSRCGKSFDQQSKIQQHQCLHAGEKPYCCSQCGKSFVRQSSLQQHQHIHTGQKPYSCSECGKSFIRHCNLESHRRTHTGERPFLCPQCGKTFITNRYLKAHQVIHKGEKPYDCLECGKSFIRHSNLQIHRRIHTGEKPYCCTECGKSFSQQSSLHQHQRIHIAEKPIQCLQCGQRFTYSGAFNIHKCPNVEPSACVA from the exons ATGGAATCTGCAGAAGATGATGTGAGCTCTTTCCCAAGATCTCTACAtcctcctgctcctgctctctCACTG CATCAGGGGGATgtgcagacagaaagagatggagGGACATCGGGGTGTTTGGGAGACATCACCCATGTGGACCATCAGAAACATGTAAAGAAAGAGGAACCTGAAGATGAAGGCTATCTCT GTTGGATGTCCAGCTCTGCAGGACACATTAACCCTGTGGAccaacagaaaaatataaaaaaagaagaacctGAAGATGAAGACAATCTCT ATGAAAAGATAACCATAGAACAAATTACCCCTGTGGACCAAAAGAGCAACGGATTGCAAAGTAAACACGTAAAAGAGGAGGCGTCTGAAGATGAGGGCTACGTCTGTACATCAGTCTGTG AAGTGAAAGATTCCCAGTTTCAAGTCTTCACCTGCTCCTGGTGTTCGCTTTCTTACACAGCTCAAATGTATCTCCACAAACATGTCAGAAGATGTCACCATGAACAATATAAAGGCCTGATCATATCAGGAGAGATTAAATGTGAGAATTTGATGCCTGCGTGCAGCTCCAACATTCAACAAACAATCTATCGTAGTGTGAACAGTAACACGTCGAGTGGACTCTGTTCCTGCTCCCGGTGTGGGAAGAGTTTCGACCAACAGAGTAAAATCCAGCAGCATCAGTGCCTTCATGCTGGAGAGAAGCCGTACTGCTGCTCccagtgtgggaagagttttgtTCGACAGAGTTCGCTGCAACAACATCAGCACATTCACACAGGACAGAAGCCGTACAGCTGCTCAGAGTGTGGAAAGAGTTTTATTCGACACTGCAATCTCGAGTCACACCGGCGCACTCACACAGGAGAAAGGCCGTTTCTCTGCCCTCAGTGTGGCAAGACATTTATAACCAACAGGTATCTAAAAGCACACCAGGTCATTCACAAAGGAGAGAAGCCTTATGACTGCTTGGAATGTGGAAAGAGTTTTATTCGACACTCAAACCTCCAAATACATCGGCGCATTCACACGGGAGAAAAGCCGTACTGCTGCACGGAGTGTGGGAAAAGTTTTTCCCAGCAGAGTTCCCTCCATcaacaccagcgcattcatataGCTGAGAAACCAATACAGTGTTTGCAGTGCGGACAGAGATTTACTTATTCAGGTGCttttaatatacataaatgcccCAACGTGGAGCCGTCAGCTTGTGTAGCATGA
- the LOC125138425 gene encoding zinc finger protein OZF-like isoform X2: MHQGDVQTERDGGTSGCLGDITHVDHQKHVKKEEPEDEGYLCWMSSSAGHINPVDQQKNIKKEEPEDEDNLYEKITIEQITPVDQKSNGLQSKHVKEEASEDEGYVCTSVCEVKDSQFQVFTCSWCSLSYTAQMYLHKHVRRCHHEQYKGLIISGEIKCENLMPACSSNIQQTIYRSVNSNTSSGLCSCSRCGKSFDQQSKIQQHQCLHAGEKPYCCSQCGKSFVRQSSLQQHQHIHTGQKPYSCSECGKSFIRHCNLESHRRTHTGERPFLCPQCGKTFITNRYLKAHQVIHKGEKPYDCLECGKSFIRHSNLQIHRRIHTGEKPYCCTECGKSFSQQSSLHQHQRIHIAEKPIQCLQCGQRFTYSGAFNIHKCPNVEPSACVA; the protein is encoded by the exons ATG CATCAGGGGGATgtgcagacagaaagagatggagGGACATCGGGGTGTTTGGGAGACATCACCCATGTGGACCATCAGAAACATGTAAAGAAAGAGGAACCTGAAGATGAAGGCTATCTCT GTTGGATGTCCAGCTCTGCAGGACACATTAACCCTGTGGAccaacagaaaaatataaaaaaagaagaacctGAAGATGAAGACAATCTCT ATGAAAAGATAACCATAGAACAAATTACCCCTGTGGACCAAAAGAGCAACGGATTGCAAAGTAAACACGTAAAAGAGGAGGCGTCTGAAGATGAGGGCTACGTCTGTACATCAGTCTGTG AAGTGAAAGATTCCCAGTTTCAAGTCTTCACCTGCTCCTGGTGTTCGCTTTCTTACACAGCTCAAATGTATCTCCACAAACATGTCAGAAGATGTCACCATGAACAATATAAAGGCCTGATCATATCAGGAGAGATTAAATGTGAGAATTTGATGCCTGCGTGCAGCTCCAACATTCAACAAACAATCTATCGTAGTGTGAACAGTAACACGTCGAGTGGACTCTGTTCCTGCTCCCGGTGTGGGAAGAGTTTCGACCAACAGAGTAAAATCCAGCAGCATCAGTGCCTTCATGCTGGAGAGAAGCCGTACTGCTGCTCccagtgtgggaagagttttgtTCGACAGAGTTCGCTGCAACAACATCAGCACATTCACACAGGACAGAAGCCGTACAGCTGCTCAGAGTGTGGAAAGAGTTTTATTCGACACTGCAATCTCGAGTCACACCGGCGCACTCACACAGGAGAAAGGCCGTTTCTCTGCCCTCAGTGTGGCAAGACATTTATAACCAACAGGTATCTAAAAGCACACCAGGTCATTCACAAAGGAGAGAAGCCTTATGACTGCTTGGAATGTGGAAAGAGTTTTATTCGACACTCAAACCTCCAAATACATCGGCGCATTCACACGGGAGAAAAGCCGTACTGCTGCACGGAGTGTGGGAAAAGTTTTTCCCAGCAGAGTTCCCTCCATcaacaccagcgcattcatataGCTGAGAAACCAATACAGTGTTTGCAGTGCGGACAGAGATTTACTTATTCAGGTGCttttaatatacataaatgcccCAACGTGGAGCCGTCAGCTTGTGTAGCATGA